The DNA window TACCGCCTCCATAAAGCTGATATTGGAGTACACAGCCTCCTCGTGCGGCGTAATGGCATCGGCGATCAGCGCGGGTGCTCCGACGGTATTCTGAATTGTATCGAGCAGCGTCAGGCCGGTGAACACCCGGATGGTCAGTTGCTGTTCCTTCGGCGTCAGCGTGGCCCACGAGGGAATATCGTTCGACAGCGGCACCTTCTCCGGCAGCCAGAAGTTGGAGGTCAGACGGTTCCACACCTCCAGATCCTTGTCGTCTTCGATGATGTTCCAGTTGACTGCGCGCACCAGCTGCACCGGTTTAATGCTATTCATAATTTGCCTCACAGTGCGCAGGACACGCAGCCCTGCACCTCGGTGCCTTCCAACGCCATCTGGCGCAGGCGGATGTAATAAATGGTTTTGATGCCTTTACGCCAGGCGTAAATCTGCGCGCGGTTGATGTCGCGCGTAGTGGCGGTGTCGCGGAAGAACAACGTCAGCGACAATCCCTGATCGACGTGCTGGCTGGCGGCGGCATAGGTATCAATGATCTTTTCCGGCCCGATGTCATAGGCATCCTGGTAGTACTCCAGGTTTTCGTTGGTCATATAGGGCGCCGGATAATACACGCGACCAATCTTGCCCTCCTTGCGGATCTCGATGCGTGACACAATCGGATGAATGCTGGAGGTCGAATTATTGATGTAAGAAATGGAACCGGTTGGTGGCACCGCCTGCAGGTTCTGGTTGTACAGCCCGTGCATCATCACTGACTGGCGCAGCGCCAGCCACTCTTCACGGCCTGGAATGGCGATATTGGCGTCGGCAAACAGTGTGCGAACTCGCTCGGTCTGTGGCAGCCAATCCTGCTCGGTGTATTTGCTGAAATATTCACCGGAGGCGTAGGTGGAATCCTCAAAGCCACCGAAGGCGCTGCCGCGTTCAATCGCCAATTGGTTAGAGGCGCGAATGGCGTGGTAAGCAACGGCATAGAAATAGATATTGGTGAAATCAATCCCTTCCTCCGAGCCATAAAAGATGCGTTCGCGTGCCAGATAGCCATGCAGGTTCATCTGGCCCAGACCGATGGCGTGTGAGCTGCGATTGCCTTCGGCGATCGACGGCACCGAATGAATGTCGCTCATATCTGCCACCGCAGTCAGCGCACGGATCGCGGTGTCGACGGCTTTGCCGAAGTCCGGCGCATCCATGGTTTTGGCGATGTTTAGCGAGCCGAGGTTGCAGGAGATATCCTTCCCCACCTGGTCATAGCTCAGGTCATCGTGGTAAGTGCTGGCGCGGTTAACCTGCAAAATCTCCGAGCACAGGTTACTCATATTGATGCGTCCGGAGATCGGGTTCTCACGATTGACGGTATCTTCAAACATCATGTACGGGTAACCAGATTCGAACTGGATCTCCGCCAGCACCTGGAAAAACTCACGCGCATTGATGCGTGATTTGCGGATGCGCTTGTCATCCACCATTTCGCGATATTTCTCGCTGACGCTGATTTCCGAGAAGGGCACGCCATACACCTGCTCGACGTCATACGGCGAGAACAGGTACATCTCTTCGTTGTTTTTCGCCAGCTCGAAGGTGATATCCGGGATCACCACTCCGAGCGACAGGGTTTTAATGCGGATCTTCTCGTCGGCGTTTTCGCGTTTGGTATCGAGAAAACGCAGGATATCCGGGTGGTGAGCATTGAGATAGACCGCTCCGGCGCCCTGACGCGCGCCCAGTTGGTTGGCGTAAGAGAAGGCGTCTTCGAGCATTTTCATGATCGGAATGACGCCGGAGGATTGGTTCTCAATGCGTTTGATCGGTGCACCGACTTCACGGATATTGGTCAGCAAAAATGCCACGCCGCCGCCGCGTTTCGACAGTTGCAGCGCAGAATTCACCGCCCGGCCAATCGACTCCATGTTGTCTTCAATGCGCAGCAGGAAGCAGGAAACCAGTTCGCCGCGCTGCTGTTTGCCGCAGTTGAGGAAGGTTGGCGTCGCCGGCTGGAAGCGACCGGAGATCATTTCTTCTACCAAATCCTGCGCCAGTGCGGTATCGCCTGCGGCCAGCGTCATGGCGACCATGCACACCCGGTCCTCGTAGCGTTCCAGATAGCGTTTGCCGTCAAAGGTTTTCAGCGTGTAGCTGGTGTAGTACTTAAAGGCCCCGAGGAAGGTCTCGAAGCGGAATTTTTTCGCGTAGACCTGCTGGAATAGCTGCTTGATAAAGGCGAAGTCGTATTGCGTCAGTACGCTTTGCTCGTAATAGCCTTCTTCCACCAGATAACGCAGCTTTTCTTCCAGGTTGTGGAAGAACACGGTGTTTTGATTCACGTGCTGCAGGAAGTATTGTCGTGCCGCCAGTCGATCCTTATCAAACTGGATGCGGCCTTCGGCATCATAAAGATTGAGCATCGCGTTGAGCGAATGGTAATCCAGCGCGCTGGTGGTGGGCCTGGTCAGTTCTGTCGTTGCCAAAATGCGGTTACTCCCTGTCGAACGTTTGCAACGTCTTGTGTGGTGCCGAGCAGCTCAAAGCGGTAAAGAAAAGGCACCTGACATTTTTTGGCGATGATGTCGCCGGCAATGCCGTACGCTGCACCGAAATTGGTATTCCCGGCGGCAATGACGCCGCGCAGGAAAGCGCGATTCTGCGGATCGTTGAGAAAGCGGATCACCTGGATCGGCACGGCTCCCACGGCGCTGCCGCCGCCATAACTGGGCACGATCAAAATATAGGGTGTTTCCATCAACAGTTTGCTGCGGGCACCGGCGATCGGTATGCGCATCGCCGGCAAGCCCAACTTTTCAACGAACCTGTGGGTGTTCTCCGAGCTGCTGGAGAAATAGACCAGCGGGTTCATGGTCGGCCTCAAGGCACCAGGGCGTGAGCCAGTGCGCCAATTTTGTCCGGGCGGAAACCGGACCAGTGATCGTCACCGGCGATAATCACCGGAACCTGCTGATAGCCAAGGGATTTGACATGGCTCAGCGCCTGTTGATCCTGGGTGAGGTCGATCACCTGATAACCAATCCCTTGTTTATCGAATGCGCGATAGGTGGCGTTGCACTGGACACAGTCCGGTTTACTGTAAATAATAATGCTCATGATTCGCATTTACCTTTTAAGCTGAAGGAAAGGCGGAAAGGTCAGATAACGGAGCATTGAACGGCGTTTCTGACGGCGTTACCGACCGCGACATATTCCCTGCGGTTGATGACTTAAATACTATATGTAGATATTTTATTTATCAACCACGCTATATATGGTGTTTTGTTGAGTTTTTCGCGCAGGGTGCAGCGGGGCTGGAAAAGCGGTGGGTAAATTTTTTTTGCAGAGGGTTATTGACGGAAAACCCCTCTCGCCGCGAGAGGGGAAGTGCGGTTTTATCACTGACGCATGCTGATGGCCAGGCGGTTAAAGGCATTCATGATGCTGATGGCGAAGGTTAAATCGGCAATTTCCACGTCGCTGAAGTGCGCCTGCAGTGCTTCAAACGCGCTGTCCGGTGCGCCAGTCGTGGCGATCAGCGTGACGGACTCTGCCCATTCCAGTGCTGCACGCTCGCGCTCACTGAATTCATGGCTGACGCGCCAGCCTGCCAACTGGTCCAGTTTGGCGTTATTGACGCCGCTTTCGCGTAGCGTTTTGCCGTGCATATCCAGGCAGAAGGCACAGCCGTTGATCTGCGAAACACGCATGAACATCAGTTCAATTGTCGCTTTGTCCAGCGCGCCCTTCTCCAGTGCCATCAGGGCGCTCACCATGCTTTTGTACGGTGCAGGGGAGAGTGCGGAATAGTTCAAACGTTGCTTAATCATGGTCAACCTCGGTGTGCGAATAACAGGAACATGACGCTACTTTAGCGGTGATATGGACTATACTATAGGGCCATAAAATGATTATTTAACCGGGCCATAATGCACTGTATCCATCAGACCAGCAGTATTGGGCATATGTGTGTGCGACGTTGCTTGAGTGAGCATCTCCCTCTCCTTTGGGAGAGGGCCGGGGTGAGGGGCTTTTGCATCAGTGTGCTTCCCCTCACCCTAACCCTCTCCCAAGGGAGAGGGGACTATTTAGCCTTGATTTGTAGCATTAAGACGTGATGCGTCCGTTTCTTTCCTCCCTAACGCTGGACAGTCGGCTTGCCGACCCGCTGTACCGGCAGATTTATCTGCGAATTAAAGATGCCATTGCGCAGGGAACTCTGCAGGCGGGC is part of the Serratia quinivorans genome and encodes:
- the nrdE gene encoding Ribonucleoside-diphosphate reductase subunit alpha, which encodes MATTELTRPTTSALDYHSLNAMLNLYDAEGRIQFDKDRLAARQYFLQHVNQNTVFFHNLEEKLRYLVEEGYYEQSVLTQYDFAFIKQLFQQVYAKKFRFETFLGAFKYYTSYTLKTFDGKRYLERYEDRVCMVAMTLAAGDTALAQDLVEEMISGRFQPATPTFLNCGKQQRGELVSCFLLRIEDNMESIGRAVNSALQLSKRGGGVAFLLTNIREVGAPIKRIENQSSGVIPIMKMLEDAFSYANQLGARQGAGAVYLNAHHPDILRFLDTKRENADEKIRIKTLSLGVVIPDITFELAKNNEEMYLFSPYDVEQVYGVPFSEISVSEKYREMVDDKRIRKSRINAREFFQVLAEIQFESGYPYMMFEDTVNRENPISGRINMSNLCSEILQVNRASTYHDDLSYDQVGKDISCNLGSLNIAKTMDAPDFGKAVDTAIRALTAVADMSDIHSVPSIAEGNRSSHAIGLGQMNLHGYLARERIFYGSEEGIDFTNIYFYAVAYHAIRASNQLAIERGSAFGGFEDSTYASGEYFSKYTEQDWLPQTERVRTLFADANIAIPGREEWLALRQSVMMHGLYNQNLQAVPPTGSISYINNSTSSIHPIVSRIEIRKEGKIGRVYYPAPYMTNENLEYYQDAYDIGPEKIIDTYAAASQHVDQGLSLTLFFRDTATTRDINRAQIYAWRKGIKTIYYIRLRQMALEGTEVQGCVSCAL
- the nrdI gene encoding ribonucleotide reductase stimulatory protein yields the protein MNPLVYFSSSSENTHRFVEKLGLPAMRIPIAGARSKLLMETPYILIVPSYGGGSAVGAVPIQVIRFLNDPQNRAFLRGVIAAGNTNFGAAYGIAGDIIAKKCQVPFLYRFELLGTTQDVANVRQGVTAFWQRQN
- the nrdH gene encoding Glutaredoxin-like protein nrdH — encoded protein: MSIIIYSKPDCVQCNATYRAFDKQGIGYQVIDLTQDQQALSHVKSLGYQQVPVIIAGDDHWSGFRPDKIGALAHALVP
- a CDS encoding Arsenate reductase and related proteins, glutaredoxin family, with product MIKQRLNYSALSPAPYKSMVSALMALEKGALDKATIELMFMRVSQINGCAFCLDMHGKTLRESGVNNAKLDQLAGWRVSHEFSERERAALEWAESVTLIATTGAPDSAFEALQAHFSDVEIADLTFAISIMNAFNRLAISMRQ